A genomic segment from Blastococcus sp. PRF04-17 encodes:
- a CDS encoding nucleoside deaminase: protein MTVPLDEATARSWLAVAVEEARAGLAEGGIPIGGALIGSDGTVLGRGHNRRVQDDDPSVHGETDAFRNAGRQRTYRDTTMVTTLSPCWYCSGLVRQFGISRLVVGEARTFYGGHDWLAENGVEVLVLDDPECVSMMEEFIAAHPSLWNEDIGEDDASADADREVTR, encoded by the coding sequence ATGACGGTCCCCCTGGACGAGGCCACCGCCCGGTCCTGGCTCGCGGTCGCCGTCGAGGAGGCCCGCGCCGGTCTCGCCGAGGGCGGCATCCCGATCGGCGGGGCGCTCATCGGCTCCGACGGCACCGTCCTCGGCCGGGGGCACAACCGCCGCGTCCAGGACGACGACCCGTCGGTGCACGGGGAGACCGACGCCTTCCGCAACGCCGGCCGGCAGCGCACCTACCGCGACACGACCATGGTCACGACCCTCTCGCCGTGCTGGTACTGCAGCGGCCTGGTGCGCCAGTTCGGGATCTCCCGGCTCGTCGTCGGTGAGGCCCGCACCTTCTACGGCGGCCACGACTGGCTGGCCGAGAACGGCGTCGAGGTGCTCGTGCTCGACGACCCCGAGTGCGTCTCGATGATGGAGGAGTTCATCGCGGCGCACCCGTCCCTGTGGAACGAGGACATCGGCGAGGACGACGCCTCCGCCGACGCCGACCGGGAGGTAACGCGATGA
- the codB gene encoding cytosine permease: protein MSSSVSSRADVPDPVAEVDPDYPIDPVPPHARRSLFSLSIVLLGFTFFTPTMLAGAQLGAAFPASSLFWVLLLGSVVLGVYVGVIGGIGARTGLTTVMMCRYTLGTGGSKLASLLLGGTQVGWYGVTVATLAGLTMSALDWQGRGTEILLMVLGGAVMGVTAYYGYKGMYALSVVSVPLLLVLAGWVTWRSLDEVGGWSGLAAIEPTETLPLAAAVTIIVGTFASGGTQAPNWTRFARTPTSGFWACLVAFLIGEFLMLFFGAIGALSFGQGDFVLVLYQLGLVGWGLVFLIANLWTTNDNTAYNFGVAGAEIANSRSKKPFVIGGVILGTLLAITGIYDNLIDYLVWLGILIPPVGGVVIGDYLARWRHGMPGTSALPAFEWRNLAVYVIAALAAYWSKEAEWFIPPVVGVIVAVIGVLAVQWGRRPAPELVRS from the coding sequence ATGAGCAGCAGCGTCAGCAGCCGGGCGGACGTGCCCGACCCCGTCGCCGAGGTCGATCCGGACTACCCGATCGACCCGGTTCCGCCGCACGCCCGGCGGTCGTTGTTCTCCCTGTCGATCGTGTTGCTGGGCTTCACGTTCTTCACGCCCACCATGCTCGCCGGCGCCCAGCTCGGCGCCGCCTTCCCGGCATCCAGCCTGTTCTGGGTGCTGCTGCTCGGCAGCGTCGTCCTCGGCGTGTACGTCGGCGTCATCGGCGGCATCGGCGCCCGCACCGGCCTGACCACGGTGATGATGTGCCGCTACACGCTGGGCACCGGTGGTTCGAAGCTGGCGTCGCTGCTGCTGGGCGGCACCCAGGTCGGCTGGTACGGCGTGACCGTGGCGACCCTCGCCGGGCTCACCATGAGCGCCCTGGACTGGCAGGGCCGCGGCACCGAGATCCTCCTGATGGTGCTGGGCGGTGCCGTCATGGGCGTCACGGCCTACTACGGCTACAAGGGCATGTACGCGCTGTCGGTCGTGTCCGTGCCGCTGCTGCTCGTCCTCGCCGGCTGGGTCACCTGGCGGTCCCTGGACGAGGTGGGCGGCTGGAGCGGCCTGGCGGCCATCGAGCCGACCGAGACGCTGCCGCTGGCCGCCGCGGTCACGATCATCGTGGGCACGTTCGCCTCGGGCGGCACCCAGGCGCCGAACTGGACGAGGTTCGCCCGGACGCCGACGTCGGGCTTCTGGGCGTGCCTGGTCGCCTTCCTGATCGGCGAGTTCCTCATGCTGTTCTTCGGCGCGATCGGCGCCCTGTCGTTCGGCCAGGGTGACTTCGTGCTGGTCCTCTACCAGCTGGGACTGGTCGGCTGGGGCCTGGTCTTCCTCATCGCCAACCTGTGGACGACGAACGACAACACCGCCTACAACTTCGGCGTCGCCGGTGCCGAGATCGCGAACTCCCGGTCGAAGAAGCCGTTCGTCATCGGCGGCGTGATCCTGGGGACGCTGCTGGCCATCACCGGCATCTACGACAACCTCATCGACTACCTGGTGTGGCTGGGCATCCTCATCCCACCGGTCGGCGGCGTCGTGATCGGCGACTACCTGGCCCGCTGGCGGCACGGCATGCCGGGCACGTCGGCCCTGCCGGCGTTCGAGTGGCGCAACCTGGCGGTGTACGTCATCGCCGCCCTCGCCGCCTATTGGAGCAAGGAGGCGGAGTGGTTCATCCCACCGGTGGTCGGCGTCATCGTCGCGGTCATCGGCGTCCTGGCCGTGCAGTGGGGCCGCCGACCGGCACCCGAGCTGGTCCGGTCCTGA
- a CDS encoding PadR family transcriptional regulator, with protein MTIPTQRVLEVLLEDPQRELYGLEIGEAAGLRSGTVHPILARLEGYGWVASRWEEIDASAEGRPPRRYYGLTPSGVAAAHAALARAYRPSPVRRLRPQVGEA; from the coding sequence ATGACGATCCCGACGCAGCGCGTGCTGGAGGTGCTGCTCGAGGATCCGCAGCGCGAGCTGTACGGCCTCGAGATCGGCGAGGCGGCCGGCCTGCGCAGCGGGACGGTGCACCCGATCCTGGCCCGGCTGGAGGGCTACGGCTGGGTCGCCTCGCGCTGGGAGGAGATCGACGCCAGCGCCGAGGGCCGGCCGCCCCGCCGGTACTACGGGCTCACGCCGAGTGGCGTCGCGGCCGCCCACGCGGCACTCGCCCGCGCCTACCGGCCCTCGCCCGTGCGACGGCTGCGCCCGCAGGTGGGGGAGGCATGA
- a CDS encoding alpha/beta hydrolase, with protein sequence MLRGVLVAAGVVVLVLALLTGLLWLFQRSLVYLPDAGPVPSAADVLPGGRDVVLRTDDGLELGAWWVPGRAADSPAVLVANGNGGHRGYRAPLARALRDEGLAVLLFDYRGYGGNPGSPTEEGLARDVRAARDYLVEDAGVPGERIVYFGESLGAAVVAELATEHPPAGLVLRSPFVDLASVAAVHYPFVPARALLKDRFPVAEHIARVDVPTTVVYGSADSIVPAEQSRAVADAAARLHDVVVVDGADHNDTVLLDGADVVGATRDLAQ encoded by the coding sequence ATGCTGCGCGGGGTCCTGGTGGCCGCGGGTGTCGTCGTCCTGGTGCTCGCGCTGCTCACCGGCCTGCTGTGGCTGTTCCAGCGGTCGCTGGTCTACCTGCCCGACGCCGGCCCGGTGCCGTCGGCCGCCGACGTGCTGCCCGGGGGGCGCGACGTCGTCCTGCGCACCGACGACGGCCTCGAGCTGGGCGCCTGGTGGGTGCCCGGGCGTGCCGCCGACAGCCCCGCCGTCCTCGTCGCCAACGGCAACGGCGGCCACCGCGGATACCGCGCGCCGCTGGCCCGCGCCCTGCGGGACGAAGGTCTGGCCGTGCTGCTCTTCGACTACCGCGGCTACGGCGGCAACCCGGGCAGCCCGACGGAGGAGGGGTTGGCCCGCGACGTCCGTGCCGCTCGCGACTACCTCGTGGAGGACGCCGGAGTGCCCGGCGAGCGGATCGTGTACTTCGGCGAGAGCCTCGGCGCGGCGGTGGTCGCCGAGCTCGCCACCGAGCACCCGCCGGCCGGGCTGGTGCTGCGGTCACCGTTCGTCGACCTGGCGAGCGTCGCGGCCGTGCACTATCCGTTCGTGCCGGCTCGGGCACTGCTCAAGGACCGCTTCCCGGTGGCCGAGCACATCGCCCGCGTGGACGTGCCCACGACCGTCGTCTACGGCAGTGCGGACTCGATCGTGCCCGCGGAGCAGAGCCGTGCCGTGGCGGACGCCGCCGCGCGGCTGCACGACGTCGTCGTCGTGGACGGCGCCGACCACAACGACACGGTCCTGCTCGACGGTGCCGACGTGGTCGGCGCGACCCGAGACCTGGCGCAATGA
- a CDS encoding CalY family protein — protein MNATRTSTRTSGSARKIVGSIGVLGAAVAVAGLGTFGSFTDSTTPISTQISSGTVSIDISQPGITIPVTTANFVPGDSISRAVDLINDGSVDLSRVSLASVAAAPGALTSDGTNGLQLSVRDCSVAWTQGGTAQSPTYTCGGSAATLYSGAAVMDSALAGVASLAAGGTDHLLLTVSLPGSAGNALMGQSSTLGLTFSGVQRDGAAR, from the coding sequence ATGAACGCCACCCGCACGAGCACCCGCACCAGCGGCAGCGCCCGCAAGATCGTCGGTTCGATCGGTGTGCTGGGCGCCGCGGTCGCGGTCGCCGGCCTGGGCACCTTCGGCTCCTTCACCGACAGCACGACGCCGATCTCGACCCAGATCTCGTCCGGGACCGTCTCCATCGACATCTCCCAGCCGGGCATCACCATCCCGGTGACCACCGCGAACTTCGTCCCCGGCGACTCGATCAGCCGCGCGGTCGACCTGATCAACGACGGCTCCGTCGACCTGTCCCGGGTCAGCCTGGCCAGCGTCGCGGCGGCTCCGGGCGCCCTGACCTCCGACGGGACGAACGGCCTGCAGCTGTCCGTCCGCGACTGCTCGGTGGCCTGGACCCAGGGCGGCACGGCCCAGTCGCCGACGTACACCTGCGGTGGCAGCGCCGCCACCCTCTACAGCGGCGCGGCCGTCATGGACAGCGCGCTCGCGGGCGTGGCCAGCCTCGCGGCCGGCGGCACCGACCACCTGCTCCTGACCGTCAGCCTGCCCGGCTCGGCCGGCAACGCCCTGATGGGCCAGAGCAGCACCCTCGGCCTGACCTTCAGCGGTGTGCAGCGCGACGGCGCTGCTCGCTGA
- a CDS encoding acetolactate synthase large subunit: MNGAQALIRTLVASGVDVCFANPGTSEMHFVAALDDVPDMRAVLTLFEGVATGAADGYARMAGRPAATLLHLGPGMGNGLANLHNARRGRTPMVNVVGDHARSHKRLDAPLESDIDAVAGTVSGWVRRSLSPADVAADAAEAVAVAARGTVATLVLPADVSWDEGAGPADPVPARATPQVAPSAVEEAAAALRSGEPTVLFLGGAVMAGEEGQLAAARVAAGAGARLMSETFPARTVRGAGLPDVARLPYPPELAMASLAGTRHLVLAGAQAPVHFFAYPGVPGSPVPGDCTVHVLSEPGEDGAAALLALAEVVAPDTEPDLLEASRPELPTGELTPRSMAAVIGALLPERAIVVDEALTSGVGLAELTSGAPRHDWLALTGGAIGDGLPMAVGAAIACPDRPVIGIQADGSAMYTISALWTYAREQLDVTTVVCNNGSYAILAHELQKVGAQGDGERAARLLDLGGPDLDFVALATGMGVPATRATTAEELAEQLRTALAQPGPHLIDAVLRQG; the protein is encoded by the coding sequence GTGAACGGGGCCCAGGCACTGATCAGGACGCTGGTGGCGTCGGGCGTCGACGTCTGCTTCGCCAATCCGGGGACGTCGGAGATGCACTTCGTGGCCGCGCTGGACGACGTCCCCGACATGCGCGCCGTCCTGACGCTGTTCGAGGGCGTGGCCACCGGCGCGGCCGACGGCTACGCGCGCATGGCCGGCCGGCCGGCGGCCACGCTGCTGCACCTGGGGCCGGGCATGGGCAACGGGCTGGCCAACCTGCACAACGCGCGGCGCGGTCGCACGCCCATGGTGAACGTCGTCGGCGACCACGCCCGGTCGCACAAGCGGCTCGACGCCCCGCTGGAGAGCGACATCGACGCGGTCGCCGGCACCGTGTCGGGCTGGGTGCGCCGCTCGCTGTCGCCGGCGGACGTCGCCGCCGACGCGGCCGAGGCGGTCGCGGTGGCGGCGCGGGGAACCGTCGCGACCCTGGTGCTGCCGGCGGACGTGTCGTGGGACGAGGGCGCGGGCCCCGCAGACCCCGTGCCGGCCCGCGCCACGCCACAGGTGGCGCCGTCGGCGGTCGAGGAGGCCGCCGCGGCGCTGCGCTCCGGGGAGCCGACCGTGCTGTTCCTCGGGGGTGCGGTCATGGCCGGGGAGGAGGGGCAGCTCGCGGCGGCACGGGTCGCGGCCGGCGCGGGCGCCCGGCTGATGTCGGAGACCTTCCCCGCACGCACGGTGCGCGGTGCGGGCCTGCCGGACGTCGCCCGGCTCCCGTACCCGCCGGAACTGGCCATGGCCTCCCTGGCGGGCACCCGGCACCTCGTGCTCGCCGGTGCCCAGGCGCCGGTGCACTTCTTCGCCTATCCGGGGGTGCCGGGCAGCCCCGTGCCCGGGGACTGCACGGTGCACGTGCTCAGCGAGCCCGGCGAGGACGGCGCGGCCGCACTGCTGGCCCTGGCCGAGGTCGTCGCCCCGGACACCGAGCCGGACCTGCTGGAGGCCTCGCGCCCGGAACTGCCGACCGGGGAGCTGACGCCGCGCTCGATGGCCGCGGTGATCGGAGCGCTCCTTCCCGAGCGGGCGATCGTCGTCGACGAGGCGCTCACGTCCGGCGTCGGCTTGGCCGAACTGACGTCCGGGGCACCCCGGCACGACTGGCTGGCGCTGACCGGCGGAGCGATCGGCGACGGGCTACCCATGGCGGTCGGCGCGGCCATCGCCTGTCCGGACCGGCCCGTGATCGGCATCCAGGCCGACGGCAGCGCGATGTACACGATCTCGGCGTTGTGGACCTACGCCCGCGAGCAGCTCGACGTCACCACGGTCGTGTGCAACAACGGCTCCTACGCGATCCTCGCCCACGAACTGCAGAAGGTCGGGGCGCAGGGCGACGGGGAACGGGCGGCGCGACTGCTCGACCTCGGCGGCCCGGACCTCGACTTCGTCGCCCTGGCCACCGGCATGGGCGTACCGGCCACCCGGGCCACGACCGCCGAGGAGCTGGCCGAGCAGCTGCGGACGGCGCTGGCCCAGCCCGGGCCACATCTCATCGACGCCGTCCTGCGGCAGGGCTAG
- a CDS encoding DUF4230 domain-containing protein, with protein sequence MPTLLSSRPAPVRPAARSRRRVPLRLVAAGAGLAVLVPVGVTVAGWLPDRPFEQDVVDRSTTPLLLALQDLHEYHAATGTFQVVVDREVDTRYVPSVISGERVEFFATGTADAFVDFSTLEAGAVTLSADGTSATIALPAPRLDEVRIDPEESRILDRDRGLVERIGDALGDNPVDDRELYALAEDRLAAAAAESDLRERAATNTRAMLTGLAGSLGVDEVEVRFEETADREG encoded by the coding sequence ATGCCCACGCTGCTGTCGTCCCGCCCCGCCCCCGTCCGGCCCGCCGCGCGCTCCCGCCGCCGGGTCCCCCTGCGGCTCGTCGCGGCCGGCGCCGGCCTGGCCGTGCTCGTGCCGGTCGGGGTGACCGTCGCCGGCTGGCTGCCGGACCGGCCCTTCGAGCAGGACGTCGTCGACCGGAGCACGACGCCGCTGCTGCTGGCCCTGCAGGACCTGCACGAGTACCACGCGGCGACCGGCACCTTCCAGGTCGTCGTGGACCGCGAGGTCGACACCCGGTACGTGCCCTCGGTCATCAGCGGCGAGCGCGTCGAGTTCTTCGCCACGGGTACCGCGGACGCCTTCGTCGACTTCTCGACCCTGGAGGCCGGCGCGGTCACCCTGTCGGCCGACGGCACGTCGGCGACCATCGCGCTGCCCGCGCCGCGCCTGGACGAGGTCCGGATCGACCCCGAGGAGAGCCGGATCCTCGACCGCGACCGCGGGCTGGTCGAGCGCATCGGTGACGCGCTCGGGGACAACCCGGTCGACGACCGCGAGCTCTACGCGCTGGCCGAGGACCGGCTGGCCGCCGCCGCCGCGGAGAGCGATCTGCGCGAGCGCGCCGCGACCAACACCCGGGCCATGCTCACCGGCCTCGCCGGTTCGCTCGGCGTCGACGAGGTGGAGGTCCGCTTCGAGGAGACCGCCGACCGCGAGGGCTGA
- a CDS encoding acyl-CoA dehydrogenase family protein — translation MARLAQTADLTDIQQEILSTVRSFVDKEIIPHAQELEHGDIYPQEIVDGLKELGIFGLTIPEEFGGLGESLLTYALVVEEIARGWMSVSGVINTHFIVAYMIIQHGTQGQKERFLPRMATGEVRGAFSMSEPGLGSDVAGIRTKATRQADGDYVIDGQKMWLTNGGSSTLVAALVRTDEGAEKAHQNLTTFLVEKPTGFGEVVPGLTIPGKIDKMGYKGVDTTELVFDGYRAKADDVLGGTPGKGFSQMMDGVEVGRVNVAARACGISIRAFELAVAYAQQRETFGKPIAQHQAIAFQLAEMATKVEAAHALMVRAARLKDAGSRNDVEAGMAKLLASEYCAEVTTQSFRIHGGYGYSKEYEIERLMREAPFLLIGEGTSEIQKTIISRGLLKEYALKR, via the coding sequence ATGGCCCGTCTGGCGCAGACCGCCGACCTGACCGACATCCAGCAGGAGATCCTGTCGACGGTCAGGAGCTTCGTCGACAAGGAGATCATCCCGCACGCCCAGGAGCTCGAGCACGGCGACATCTACCCGCAGGAGATCGTCGACGGGCTCAAGGAGCTGGGCATCTTCGGGCTGACCATCCCCGAGGAGTTCGGCGGACTGGGCGAGTCGCTGCTGACCTACGCGCTCGTGGTCGAGGAGATCGCGCGCGGCTGGATGAGCGTCTCGGGCGTGATCAACACGCACTTCATCGTCGCGTACATGATCATCCAGCACGGCACGCAGGGGCAGAAGGAACGCTTCCTCCCGCGCATGGCCACCGGCGAGGTGCGCGGCGCCTTCTCGATGTCCGAGCCGGGGCTCGGCTCCGACGTGGCCGGCATCCGCACCAAGGCCACCAGGCAGGCCGACGGCGACTACGTCATCGACGGCCAGAAGATGTGGCTGACCAACGGCGGCAGCTCGACCCTGGTCGCGGCACTGGTGCGCACCGACGAGGGCGCCGAGAAGGCCCACCAGAACCTCACGACGTTCCTGGTCGAGAAGCCGACCGGCTTCGGCGAGGTCGTCCCGGGCCTCACCATCCCCGGGAAGATCGACAAGATGGGTTACAAGGGCGTCGACACGACCGAGCTGGTCTTCGACGGCTACCGGGCCAAGGCCGACGACGTCCTCGGCGGGACGCCCGGCAAGGGCTTCTCCCAGATGATGGACGGCGTCGAGGTCGGGCGGGTCAACGTCGCCGCGCGCGCCTGCGGCATCTCCATCCGCGCCTTCGAGCTCGCCGTCGCCTACGCCCAGCAGCGGGAGACCTTCGGCAAGCCGATCGCCCAGCACCAGGCGATCGCCTTCCAGCTCGCCGAGATGGCCACCAAGGTCGAGGCCGCCCACGCGCTGATGGTGCGGGCCGCCCGGCTCAAGGACGCGGGCTCGCGCAACGACGTCGAGGCCGGCATGGCCAAGTTGCTGGCCAGCGAGTACTGCGCCGAGGTGACCACGCAGTCCTTCCGCATCCACGGCGGTTACGGCTACTCCAAGGAGTACGAGATCGAGCGCCTCATGCGTGAGGCGCCGTTCCTGCTCATCGGGGAGGGCACCAGCGAGATCCAGAAGACGATCATCAGCCGTGGGCTGCTCAAGGAGTACGCGCTGAAGCGCTGA
- a CDS encoding DUF4190 domain-containing protein, translating to MSTSDENLYRGDPPPPPPPPGYGTPPGYGPPPGYGPPPGYGPPPGYGPPPGYPPPNYPPPAYGYAPVFGRPTNTMAILALVMAFVFAPAGLILGIIARKQIRQTGEDGDGLALAGIIVGGIITAIFVFFFVIWIAAFAALTGGGFGP from the coding sequence ATGAGCACGAGCGACGAGAACCTGTACCGGGGTGACCCGCCGCCGCCTCCCCCACCGCCGGGCTACGGGACCCCGCCGGGCTACGGGCCTCCGCCGGGCTACGGGCCTCCGCCGGGCTACGGGCCTCCGCCCGGATACGGGCCTCCGCCGGGATACCCGCCGCCGAACTACCCGCCGCCCGCTTACGGCTACGCCCCGGTGTTCGGCCGCCCGACCAACACGATGGCGATCCTCGCGCTCGTCATGGCGTTCGTCTTCGCGCCGGCCGGGCTGATCCTCGGCATCATCGCCCGCAAGCAGATCCGTCAGACCGGTGAGGACGGCGACGGTCTGGCGCTGGCCGGCATCATCGTCGGCGGCATCATCACGGCGATCTTCGTCTTCTTCTTCGTCATCTGGATCGCGGCCTTCGCCGCGCTCACCGGCGGGGGCTTCGGTCCCTAG